The segment AGAAAATTCTTCACCCGTCTCTTGCATATCTTCATCGTCTTCTTTGTACAGCCATTCTACTTCGACTTTTCCGCCCTTCTCGTGAAATTTTTGAAGGTTATCGAGGATGTCCATGATCACTTTCGACGAGCTGGTATTGAAATAATCCATTTGAAATCTGAATTGGATATGTTTTCCGGCAACTTGCATTGCGGCTAACCATTCGAAAACCGGCTTATAAAAGGCCATCGCGTTTTCCGGGTAAGATTCGCCTATGATCTCGGCTACGCCTTTGGTTGAATCTAGAATAACTTCAGGTGAAGTTTTAGTTTGTTGTATATGTAAGGATTCCATTCTTAGTTTTCCTTCGTAAAGAATGCGGAGATAGTAAAGAAAGAGTTTTTGTTGTCCACCGAGTCGAAATGGAAAACAAGGGGTCCGTCTGACTTCCGCGCAATATCTATTAATCCAACCCCGGCTCCCTTACTATCCTCGGGTCTTTCCGACCTGAGCTGTTGCTGGTAAAAGGATTTCAATTCATCCTTGTTCATAGAGTTGATCTTTTGGATCCTTTCCGAGAGGAACTCGAGCTTCTCGTTCTGGACCAGATTTCCCGATCCAACATGATAGCCAACCGAATTTTCCCTCACAATGAGAATCCCGACACCCGCATCCTTCATCTCTTCGTTCACTTGGCGCTCCGCCGAATAATGTAGCATATTCTGTGCGAGTTCGATAAATACTGCGAAGATTTTTTTAATCTTGGATTCGGAGCTCAAGGAGGTCCGAATCATGGAACCAAGTTCCGTGAGCACCTCCTGTGATAGCCTGCCTTTGAACGACACGAGTAGGTTATACTCGCTGGCATCCTTGTAGCTTTTGAATAAATTTATGACTTCATTGTCCATCATTAGCATCTTCCTTTTTCAGAAACTTCTCCTATTGTCCGTCCAGGACTACTCCGATCAGTGTTATGTCGTCCCGCTGTGTCTCATTGTCTTGGTGCGCCAAAAGGAAGGACTCTAGCCTTTCCTTTTGCTCTTCGCAAGAGAGGTGTTCTATACCTTCGAGAAAATTAACGAATCCTTTTGTCCCGATTTTCTGACGATCCGGATTCGGTTGATCCATAAAACCGTCCGTAGTCAAATAAACACTCGTACGAACCCCTGATTCCAGAGGAATGGTATGTGTTATAAATTTTCGCGTTTCTTCTTTTTGCCTACCGCCGATGGAAGCTCTATCCCCCTTAATTTCGGACAAGATTCCTGCTTTTCCAATAAAAATAGGACGTTTTGCACCGGCAAAGTATAAATTGTTTTTATCTATCTTCAACAGACATATATCCATTCCGTCTCGCGAATTGGTTTGTTCGGTATCCTGTTTAAGGGCTTGTCGGACGCTTCTATGCAAATATTCTAAAGTCGTTCCCGGATCGGATATACCGGATTCGTTTATAATTTGATTTAAAAGGGTGTTTCCGATCATGGACATGAGGGCTCCAGGAACGCCATGTCCTGTGCAATCGACTGCGGCGATGAAAATCGAATCCTCCTGCTTGGAAAACCAATAGAAATCGCCCGAAACGATGTCTTTAGGACGGAAAAGAACGAAATACTCCGGTAGAAATTTACCTAGAACTTCCGGTGCGGGAAGAATCGCCTGTTGAATATTTAAAGAATACGTAATACTATCGGTAATATGCTGGTTTTTTAAAGCTAAATCGTCGTTCGCTTTCGCTAATTCCTTGGTTCGTTCCGTAACTTTTTCTTCCAAATTGGCATAGAGTAGGGCGTTATCGATGGAAATCGCCGCTTGCGAAGAGAGGATGGAAATCGTTTGTAGCCGGTCCGACGTAAAGGCCGCTTCGGAAAGATTATTTTCCAAATATAATATTCCGATTAATTCTCCTTGTTTAATGATCGGAGAGCATAAGACGGACTTTGTTTTCTGTTCCCTAATATACGGATCCTTATTGAATTTTTCGTCGGCATGCGCATTTTTTAGGACCAGGTCTTCTTTCGTTCGTTCCACATAGTAAATAACGCTAATCGGGATATTTTTGCTTTCTTGAATCGGTATACCTTGGAGAACACGAACTTCGTTATCCCAGATACTTCCTTCGGCTTCGACTGACAGCTTTCCATCCCTGCGAAGAATCAAAATCCCTTTTTGGGCTCCCACGTTCTCTATGGAGATTTGCATAAGCTTATCCAACAAGGCTTCAAGTTTGATTTCGCCCGAAATGGCCGTTGAGCTCTTGAGAATGGATTGGAAATCCAAGGTCTGACCGGTATAAACTTCCGTCGCTGCGGCAGTATGAGTTCCCATCGTGCCGATCGTATAGGTCGTGCGAAAGGTATCCCGGCTTTTCTCACGTAGGAATTCGGGATGTTTTGCGCGAAGGAGTTCCTGCTTTTTGATCGCTCCCCATTTTCCGTATCGGTAGTAAGCGTCGCTAATATATTGCGAGGAGATTTTAACGCTACCTTTCGCAAGCCAAAATCTTCCGGCGAACTCGCACGCAAGCGCTTCATCGTTTGAAAAATCGTTTCTACTTGCCAGTTGGATCGCGAGTTCATACGTCTTCGCGGCTTTCCAGTTTTTATATTCCAAACGGGAAAGTTCGGCTTCCACTAGTAAATATTTATGTTCGAAGTTTTCGGGCGCGCTCTCCGAGAGAAGTTTTAACTTTGCCAGATTCTTTTTAATTCTTTCCATGAACTTAGCTTTCTGTTCTTGGGAAGAAACTTTATAATTTGCGGCCATTGCCAGCGCGTGCAGATACGCATGCTCTTCCACCGAAATTTGTCCGGAAATATAAGCCAATAATCCTTCCGCCTCGTCGAGTTCCTTCAACGCGGCAGCGAACTCTCCGTATGCCATCAGAAGTTTAGACTTCATGATTTTAAAGAGACAAACCGGGAACGGACTTTGATGCGCATTACAAAGTTCTAAAAATTCCTCCTCGTTCATCTCCTCGTTGGAAAATTCCAAATGAGATGACGTTTTGCCTCTTAAATTTGATACGATAAGTGCGGCGCCCAAGACAGTATCGATGGCTAAGTTGTTTTTTACCTTTCTCGAGAATTTGAGCAATGCGTCTATTTTGGTTTTAGCCAATTCTATATTCTTGGATTGTAAAACTACGTTGACTGCGTCGTTCATCGCGCAGTATCCTCCGTGCAGAAACTCCCCTGATTCTAGACTGGATTGAATTCCTTTTTGATTGATCTCTTCGGAAAGTTTCAGGTGTTTTACGAAAGGGGTCGTGTAATTTGCTAAAATATTCGCGGCTTTTGTAGTTCCACTAGGGTTCTTATGTTTCTCGCTGACCTTTACGGCAAGTTCGGCGAATTCAAAACCTTTCCTATATTGTTGAAATCCCGAAGATAGGACGATTCCATACGCCGAATATCCGTAAGGATCGGAAAGGTTGCCGTATTTTAGAAAAAGGTTAACCATTTTCAGACAGATAACGGGAAACAAGGCCAAGGCGAAATTATACGCAGTCGGTATGGCTCCTATGAGTAAATTGACGGCCATGATTTGCTCGGGCTGTTGAATGAGCGGAAGTTCCAATAAGGAATCGATTGTTTTTCCTTCCAAGGCCTTGTTTGCGATTTCGATTTCTTCGGTTAGAACCTTGTCAAAATCCTTTTCGGGAATATCGACGCCAAGAGGTTTGAGGGCCTTGATAATCGTCGGGAGAGCTAGATCGTATTTTCCCAATGCGGAATACTGTATGATCAAAAGATTATACGTTTCGGCTTTTTCCACCGCTGTCTTGCCGTGTTTGAGCAGTAAATCGATCGTTTTTTGGGAATCCTCGAAGTTCCCCGTAAGATACTGGGTCTCCGCAAGTTCTTTGTGAATTGAATAACAGAGGTCATAGTAAGTCGCCCAAAGTTTATCGTCTCCCTGCGTTCCTTCCGGAAGGGTAAACAGGAGATCCCTGCCTTTGGCGATATAGACGGATGCCGGCTTGTATGCGGTCGAGTTTTTTGCTTTTTTCCCGGCCAACAAATTCAGTTCAGCTAATCTTTTTTTCTCAACGGGATCTATGATTAGAGAGGAACCTGTGTTGAGGTGATTTACGATATCGAAGATCGCATCCTCTAGCTGCTTACCCTCGATACCTTCCAAGAGGAATCTTCCTATTTTAAGGCGGATTTCCTGTTTCTTTTCCTCGTCTATGATCTCGTAAGCTGCCTGCTGTACACGGTCATGCTGGAAGCGGAATAATACTGTTTTTGCAGTTTGATCGTTTTTATCCTTGTTGATCGCCGTTTCTTGAAAGGATTCCGCGACCCGATAATTTTCCCCGATCGGGACGATCAACTCTTCGTTTATACATTCCTGTAAAGAGGCAAGAGTTTCCTTGAAGCTTACTCCTAAAATTCGAGATAATAACGATAAATCGAAATTACTTCCGATACAGGATGCCATTTTAAGAGTTTCTTGAACAACGGGAGACAACTTCCGGATCCTATTGATCAAGAGCTCGACGACGTTGTCGGAAATTTTCGTATTCTTAATTTTGGGGAGATCCCATTTCCAGCGAGCTTCTCCGGCTTTTCCGGACCGGAGGTCGAAATAAACTGCATCTTCCTTCGATAATTGTTTTAAAAGTTCTCCGATGAAGAACGGATTTCCGCCGGTCTTAGCATGTATTATTTCGGCGAGTTCTTTCGTTTGTTCTTGAGGTGTGCGTAAACTATCCGAGAGCAGTTCATTCACGTCCGAGACAAGGAGAGGATGCAAAACGATTTTGTGCGGTTCTAATCCTTCCTTATCCAATGCGTCAATTAAGACCTGAAAAGGGTGCGAGTCGTCGACTTCGTTGTCTCTATACGCCAACATTAGAAAGAGGTAATTTACTGTTACGTCCTCCATTAGGTTTTTCAGTAATTCCAGAGAGGCCGTGTCCGCCCATTGCATATCATCCAGAAAAATCGCAAGCGGGTGCTCCGATCCGGCAAAGACTTTAATGAAATTTTGAAATACTACGTAGAAACGGTTTGCATTTTCCTGAGGTCCTAATTCCGGAATCGGTTCCTGTTTGCCGATGATGATCTCTAATTCGGGAATAACGTCAGTAATTACTTTTCCGTTTGCTCCGAGCGATTTACGAATCTTAGATTTCCAAGATTCGATTTTTTCCGGCGGTTCGGTTAGAATTAATTCGACTAGGCTTGAAAAGACTTGGATGACGGCGGAAAAGGGGAGATTTCGATTGTACTGATCGAATTTTCCCGAAACGAAGTAACCTTTGGATTCGGTTAACGGCTTGTTAATTTCTCGAACTAAGGATGACTTTCCCACACCCGAGTAACCGCCGATTAGGACCATTCTTGTCCGACCGTTTGCCGCTACCTCCTTAAACTCGTTGAGAAGAGTGCTTATGTATTCTCCCCTTCCGTATAGTTTTTGGGGAACCTTGAATTCCTGAGAGTAATCGTTTTGAGCCAGAGGGAAATCGGGTATTTCAACGTTTTCCTTCCATAGAGAATATACTTTCTCCAGGTCGGCTTGCAAACCTCTTGCCGTTTGATAGCGATCTTCGGCGGTTTTTGCCAGAAGTTTCATTATGATATTGGAAAGTACTACGGGAATTTCGGATCGAATTTGCTTGGGTGGAACCGGATTTTTAGCCAAATGAGAATGGACTAATTGTAATAGATCCTCGCCTTCGAATGGAAGTTTTCCGGTTAGCATTTCGTAAAAAGAGACGCCTAAGGAATAAAAATCGCTCCTATAATCCATCGAACGATTCATTCTTCCGGTTTGTTCCGGAGAGACGTAATGAATTGAACCTTCTAAAATATTGGGAGAAGACCAGGAAGTTTCTTCTTTATTTAATCGCGTCGAGATCCCGAAATCGATGATCCGGATTTCCTTCGCATCATGATTATAAATGATATTTTCAGGCTTAAGATCTTTGTGTATTACCTTCTTGGAATGAATCTCGCCTAATCTTTCGGAGAGCTGAATGGCGATGGAAAAAAATTCGGAAAGAGCGAGAGGTTTCTTAGTGATGTACTGTTTTAAAGAACCTCCCGGAATATAATCCATGAAAAGCGCGTACCCGTCCGGGAGCTTTTCGAATTTTATCGCTTTTACGAACTTTCCCGAGTCAAGAAGTCCTAAAATTTCATACTCGTTTCGTAGGTTAACGATGGACGGGTGTAGCTCGTCCATCACGGGGAGAAATTTTATGATGATTGATTTTCCGTCTTCTTTGCGTACCGCCTTGTACACTTCGGAAGCGGATTCAGCGTTAAGTCTTTCTCGTAGTTCGAATCCAGTAACGATCATTTATTCAACTTCACCTTTCTTTTATCTTATCAAAAGGGGTCCATCCCTGATGATTTGCTTCTTCCCTAATCCGTTAAAGTCGGAAAAGAAGCCCTCCCCAATAAAAACCTCCTCCCACCGCGGGAGTTAGAAAAAGATCCCCTTTTTTGAAGGCACCTTTCTGATAAAATTCTGAAAGAACGATTGGAATAGATGCCGCCGAAGTATTACCGACTCGGTCGAAGTTCATAAGAATTTTTTCCTTAGGAAACTTAGTTCTCTTAAGAACGCTCTGAACCACCACATCCGTGCCCGGATGTGGTACGACCCAGTCGATATCCTCCGGAGTCAAACCGTTTCGCTGTAGGAGATCATCCATTGTTGAAAGGGTCAAGTCTGCTGCCTTCGTGACCAATTCCGGAAAACTTTTCACATAGCTTTGTGGAGGCGGACCCGTAACGATAATACCTGAAAGATCCCCATCGTCTTTCAAAAAGGAATCAATAATTCCGAATTCTTTTTCTCCCGTAAACTCCAATAACACTCCTGCAGCGGCATCTCCGGCGGTAAATTCTCCGTAACCGCCGATTCTAGTCCGTACCGAAAAACGTTCGCTGCCGATTACCAATGCCGTTTTAAATTTTCCTGTTCCTAAATATGCGGATGCCATTTGAACACCGTGAACGAAACCGGTGCAAGCAGTACTTATGTCAAAAGCTAAGGCATTTTTGGTTCTCGCTAACTTTGATGCTTGGGGTGCAAGATCGGGGAGAAAATAACGGTCCGTCCAATTGGCTAAAATAAATAGATCAACGTCTTCCGGCTTTTTACCTGCATCTTTCAGCGCCATTTCGGCAACTTTTGCCGCCATGAACATCGGAGTTTCGGTTTCCGAGGCTCTATGTCTCTTTGTTACTCCGATATTTCCTATAACCGCTTTCTCGGCGGGATGCATTTCCGGATACTTAAGTCTGCTTTGAATTTCCTCGTTGGTTACCACTCTTTCTGGCAGATAATGTCCAAAGCCGGTGATTCGGACCCCGTTGGACGCGGGGAGTTTATTAGTAACCATTCTTCTAAGTTCT is part of the Leptospira broomii serovar Hurstbridge str. 5399 genome and harbors:
- a CDS encoding DUF1987 domain-containing protein, producing the protein MESLHIQQTKTSPEVILDSTKGVAEIIGESYPENAMAFYKPVFEWLAAMQVAGKHIQFRFQMDYFNTSSSKVIMDILDNLQKFHEKGGKVEVEWLYKEDDEDMQETGEEFSSDLSLSFRMKSYK
- a CDS encoding SiaB family protein kinase produces the protein MMDNEVINLFKSYKDASEYNLLVSFKGRLSQEVLTELGSMIRTSLSSESKIKKIFAVFIELAQNMLHYSAERQVNEEMKDAGVGILIVRENSVGYHVGSGNLVQNEKLEFLSERIQKINSMNKDELKSFYQQQLRSERPEDSKGAGVGLIDIARKSDGPLVFHFDSVDNKNSFFTISAFFTKEN
- a CDS encoding protein kinase domain-containing protein — encoded protein: MIVTGFELRERLNAESASEVYKAVRKEDGKSIIIKFLPVMDELHPSIVNLRNEYEILGLLDSGKFVKAIKFEKLPDGYALFMDYIPGGSLKQYITKKPLALSEFFSIAIQLSERLGEIHSKKVIHKDLKPENIIYNHDAKEIRIIDFGISTRLNKEETSWSSPNILEGSIHYVSPEQTGRMNRSMDYRSDFYSLGVSFYEMLTGKLPFEGEDLLQLVHSHLAKNPVPPKQIRSEIPVVLSNIIMKLLAKTAEDRYQTARGLQADLEKVYSLWKENVEIPDFPLAQNDYSQEFKVPQKLYGRGEYISTLLNEFKEVAANGRTRMVLIGGYSGVGKSSLVREINKPLTESKGYFVSGKFDQYNRNLPFSAVIQVFSSLVELILTEPPEKIESWKSKIRKSLGANGKVITDVIPELEIIIGKQEPIPELGPQENANRFYVVFQNFIKVFAGSEHPLAIFLDDMQWADTASLELLKNLMEDVTVNYLFLMLAYRDNEVDDSHPFQVLIDALDKEGLEPHKIVLHPLLVSDVNELLSDSLRTPQEQTKELAEIIHAKTGGNPFFIGELLKQLSKEDAVYFDLRSGKAGEARWKWDLPKIKNTKISDNVVELLINRIRKLSPVVQETLKMASCIGSNFDLSLLSRILGVSFKETLASLQECINEELIVPIGENYRVAESFQETAINKDKNDQTAKTVLFRFQHDRVQQAAYEIIDEEKKQEIRLKIGRFLLEGIEGKQLEDAIFDIVNHLNTGSSLIIDPVEKKRLAELNLLAGKKAKNSTAYKPASVYIAKGRDLLFTLPEGTQGDDKLWATYYDLCYSIHKELAETQYLTGNFEDSQKTIDLLLKHGKTAVEKAETYNLLIIQYSALGKYDLALPTIIKALKPLGVDIPEKDFDKVLTEEIEIANKALEGKTIDSLLELPLIQQPEQIMAVNLLIGAIPTAYNFALALFPVICLKMVNLFLKYGNLSDPYGYSAYGIVLSSGFQQYRKGFEFAELAVKVSEKHKNPSGTTKAANILANYTTPFVKHLKLSEEINQKGIQSSLESGEFLHGGYCAMNDAVNVVLQSKNIELAKTKIDALLKFSRKVKNNLAIDTVLGAALIVSNLRGKTSSHLEFSNEEMNEEEFLELCNAHQSPFPVCLFKIMKSKLLMAYGEFAAALKELDEAEGLLAYISGQISVEEHAYLHALAMAANYKVSSQEQKAKFMERIKKNLAKLKLLSESAPENFEHKYLLVEAELSRLEYKNWKAAKTYELAIQLASRNDFSNDEALACEFAGRFWLAKGSVKISSQYISDAYYRYGKWGAIKKQELLRAKHPEFLREKSRDTFRTTYTIGTMGTHTAAATEVYTGQTLDFQSILKSSTAISGEIKLEALLDKLMQISIENVGAQKGILILRRDGKLSVEAEGSIWDNEVRVLQGIPIQESKNIPISVIYYVERTKEDLVLKNAHADEKFNKDPYIREQKTKSVLCSPIIKQGELIGILYLENNLSEAAFTSDRLQTISILSSQAAISIDNALLYANLEEKVTERTKELAKANDDLALKNQHITDSITYSLNIQQAILPAPEVLGKFLPEYFVLFRPKDIVSGDFYWFSKQEDSIFIAAVDCTGHGVPGALMSMIGNTLLNQIINESGISDPGTTLEYLHRSVRQALKQDTEQTNSRDGMDICLLKIDKNNLYFAGAKRPIFIGKAGILSEIKGDRASIGGRQKEETRKFITHTIPLESGVRTSVYLTTDGFMDQPNPDRQKIGTKGFVNFLEGIEHLSCEEQKERLESFLLAHQDNETQRDDITLIGVVLDGQ
- a CDS encoding ketoacyl-ACP synthase III; amino-acid sequence: MVTNKLPASNGVRITGFGHYLPERVVTNEEIQSRLKYPEMHPAEKAVIGNIGVTKRHRASETETPMFMAAKVAEMALKDAGKKPEDVDLFILANWTDRYFLPDLAPQASKLARTKNALAFDISTACTGFVHGVQMASAYLGTGKFKTALVIGSERFSVRTRIGGYGEFTAGDAAAGVLLEFTGEKEFGIIDSFLKDDGDLSGIIVTGPPPQSYVKSFPELVTKAADLTLSTMDDLLQRNGLTPEDIDWVVPHPGTDVVVQSVLKRTKFPKEKILMNFDRVGNTSAASIPIVLSEFYQKGAFKKGDLFLTPAVGGGFYWGGLLFRL